The stretch of DNA CGCCGGCCTCGGGATCGGCGAGCGCGTGCTGGTGCTCGGCGCGGGTACGATCGGCCTCATGGCGGTCGTCGCGGCGCGCGCGGGCGGCGCGGGCGAGGTCATCGTCGTCGCCCGCCGGCCGCAGCAGCGTGCGGCGGCGCTCGCGCTCGGTGCCGACCGCGTGGCCGGTGACCGCGAGGCGGACGGTCTCCTCGGCGACGCGCTGGAGGCGCCGATCGACCTCGTCATCGAGACCGTCGGCGGCGAGGCCGACACGCTCGACACCGCCGTCGCGGCCGCGCGTCCGGGCGGCACCATCTGTCTGCTCGGTGCGTTCACCCGCTCGCCCGCCTTCCCGGCGCTTTTCGTCCTCGCCAAGGAGCTCCGGGTGATCGGCTCCTTCGTCTATGGTCGCGCCGGCGCGCGCGCGGACTTCGACGTGGTGCTCGACCTGCTCCGCCGGCAAGGAGCGGAGCTCGCGCGCCGGCTGGTCACGCACCGCTTCCCGCTCGAGTCGATCGGCGAAGCCTTCCGGACGGCGGGCGACAAGACGACGGGTTCGATCAAGGTGACGATCGCGGCGTAGCGCCGATGATCCCGCTCGAGCGGCTCACGCACGTCGGCCTCTGCGTCTCGGATCTCGAGCGCTCGCTCCGCTTCTACCGTGACCTGCTCGGGTTCCGTTCCGTCAAGGAGATCGAGGTCGAGGGCGAGCCCGCCGACACGCTGCTCGGGCTCCGCGACGTGAAGCTGCGGGCGGCGTACCTCGAGCGCGACGGGGTGACGCTCGAGCTCCTCCGCTTCGCGCGCCCGCCCGCGCCCCCGCCGCGCCGGCGCACGCTGCACGAGCACGGCCTCACGCACCTCTCGTTTCGCGTCGCCGATCTCGACGCCACGCTGGCCGCGGTGCGCGCCGCCGGCGAACGCGTGCTCGACGAGACGCTCATCCGGGTGCCGGCGTCGGGCGCCGCGGCGTGCTTCGTGACGGATCCCGACGGTCAGCTGATCGAGCTCGTCCAGTCGCGCGAGGGGGCGCCCCGGGCCGCCTGACGCGCCGCTCAGCGCACCAGGCGGCGCGGCCGGCCGCCGGACGCGTCGGCCCCGGCCTCGTCGGCCATGCGCAGGAGCCACGACCCGAGGAGGCGGGCGCGCGCCGCGCCGAGGATGACGCCGCCGGCGTTGCCGCCGCCCGGACCGAACAGCGTGAGCGCCACCCGCGCCGTCTCCCGGAAGGGAGTGGCGCGCAACGCGGCGCCGCCGGCGAGAGGCAGGTTCAAGGCATCCGACTCATGCAGGGTGATGATCTTGGCCATGATCTCCCCCGGAAAGAGGGGCTCAGATTTGCACCACGGCTTCGCGCCGTGTCAAGGGAAAAGTGGATGTGGGGCATGAGCCGGTACCAGTGGCTGGTCTTCTTTGCGGCCTGGCTCGGCTGGGGCTTCGACGTCTTCGACGGGCTGCTTTTCAACTTCGTGGCGCCGGTATGCGTGCCGAGCCTGCTCGGCGTCGTGCCGGGCGAGCCCGGAGGCGCCGCCCGGGTGACCGCCGCGACGGGCGCCATCACCGCGAGCCTGCTGGTCGGCTGGGCGACCGGGGGCGTCCTGTTCGGCTTCGTGACCGACCGGCTCGGCCGCTCGCGCACGCTGCTCGTCACCATGCTGACGTATGCGGGCGCCACGGCCGCCTGCGCGCTCGCGCCCGACGTGTGGACGCTCACCCTCCTGCGCTTCGTCGCGAGCCTCGGCATCGGCGGAGCTTTTACCTTCCGGAGCTCTTCCCGACGCGGTTGCGCGGCACGGGCGCGGGCTTCTGCTTCAACACGGGGCGCTACCTGGCCGCGGCCGGCCCCTACCTGGTTGGCCGGGCGCTCGGCAGCGCGCCTACGCCGATGGACGCGATCCGCTGGGTGGCGCTGCTGCCTCTCGGCGCGCTCGTCCTCGTCCCGCTCATCGTCGAGACGCACCCGCGGCGGGCGGCGTAGAAACGCGCTGCAGCGGGCAGCGCCCGCCCGTCAGCGCGGCAGCCCGAGCAGGCGCTGCGCGATGATGTTCGCCTGCACCTCCGACGTGCCGCCGGCGATCGACGCGACGCGCGACCAGAGCCACGCCTGCTGCCAGCGCCCCTCGGCCAGCTGCGCGTGCGGCCCCTCGAGCGCGAGGCCGAGCTCGTGGAGGCGCTGCGTCAGCTCGGCCCAGAAGAGCTTCACGAGCGACGACTCGGGACCCGGCTCCTCGCCGCGCTCGAGGCGCGTCAGCGTGCGGCAGTTCATGAGCCGCATGATCTCGACGTCGATCCAGCGCCGGGCGATCTCCTGGCGGACGACGGGGTCCGCGGCGCGCTTGCTGCCGCGTGCGAGCGCGATCACGTCCTCGACGGCGATCCGCTGCAGCACCTGCTCCTTGAACGCGAAGCCCGTGCCGCGCTCGTGCGCGAGCGTCGTCATGGCGATCTCCCAGCCCTGGTTCACCGCGCCGACCACCTGCTCGCGCGGCACGCGCACCCCGTCGAGGAACACCTCGCTGAACTCGGTCGAGCCCGTCGCCTGCCGGAGCGGGCGGACCCTGATGCCCGGGCTCCGCATGTCGAGGAGGAAGTAGGTGATGCCGCGGTGCTTCGGGAGCGAGGGATCCGTGCGCGCGAGCAGGATCGCCCGGTCGGAGAACGCCGCGTAGCTCGTCCACACCTTCTGCCCGGTGACGGCGAAGCCGTCGCCGGCCGGCTCGGCGCGCGTGCGGAGGGCGGCGAGGTCGCTGCCGGCGCCGGGCTCGCTGAAGAGCTGGCACCAGATCTCGTCGGCCGAGAGGATATTCGGCAGGTAGCGCCGCTTCTGCGCCTCGTTGCCGTGCACGATGAGCGTCGGACCGGTGTTGTTGACGCCGACGCGGTTCAGCAGCTGCGGGGCGCGGGCGCGGGCCAGCTCCTCGTTGAGGATCGCCTGGGCCGTCGGCCGGGCGCCGCGGCCGCCGTACTCGCGCGGCCAGAGGAGCCCGACGTAGCCGGCGGCGTGGAGCCGCCGCTGCCAGTCGCGCAGGAAGGCGAACTCCTCGGCGAGCGACGCCTCGTCGTGCGGGATGCGCTCGGCGCGCGCGGGCGGGTTGGCGGCGAGCCAGGCGCGGATCTCCCGCCGGAACTCCTCGTCAGCGGGCGCGTAGGAGAAGTCCATCGACCGCCCGTCCGTCTACCAGCATTCGACGCCCGCCTGAAGCATTCCCTTGACCCGGCGAGCGATGGTACACCGCTCCCATGACATCGCGTCCGGTTCGCCCACGTCTCGCGCCGCTCCCCCGTGAAGCCTGGTCGGAAGAGGTGCGCACCATGATCGAGCGCACGCCCGGCGGGGCGACGGAGCCGCTCAACATCTTCACCACGCTGGTGCGCCACCCGACGCTCGTCCGGCGCTGGCTGCCCTTCGGGACGATGCTGCTGACCGGCGAGCTGCCCCCGCGCGACCGCGAGCTGCTCATCCTGCGCACGGCGTGGAACTGCCGGTCGGAGTACGAGTGGGGCCAGCACGTGCGCATCGGCCTCGCCGCCGGCCTCGCCCAGGAAGAGATCGACCGGGTGCCTGCCGGGCCGGCTGCGCCGGGGTGGTCGCCGTTCGACGCCGCGCTGCTCCGCGCCGCCGACGAGCTGCACGCGGACGCGTGCGTCTCGGACGCGACCTGGGCCGTGCTCGCCGGCCGTTACGCCGAGCCGCAGCTGATCGAGGTGCCGATGCTCGTCGGCCAGTACCACATGGTGGGCTTCACGCTGAACTCGCTCGGGGTTCAGCGGGAGCCGGGCGTGCCGGGGCTTCCACTCCGAGGGTCTTGAGCTCGGGCAGCACCTCGCGTGCGAAGAGCCGCATGCTCCGCTCGGCCTCGTCGACGGGCATGCCGGCGTACCTGAAGCAGGCGACGAAGGTGTCGCAGCCGACGCGCTCCCGGATGCCCGCGACCTTGGCGTAGCACTGCTCGGGCGTGCCCCACACCTGGAGGCTCAGGAAAAACTCGCTGAGCGCATCCGTGCCGTGCTCGGCGGCGATCTCGGACATCCGCCCGTAGTACTCGTAGCCCTTGGTGTGCTTCAGGTGGTCCTTGGCGAGCTCGTAGTGCCGGAGGACCGAGTCCCAGTAGCCGCCGATGTAGCGCACCGCCATCTCGCGCGCGCGGCCAGCGTCGGGGTCGCAGAAGGTCCAGCCGGCGCACACGGTCGGCAGCGGGTCGGTGCCGTTCACCTCGCGGTAGGCGGCGCGGTACTGCGCGAGCTCATCGCGGACGACGTCCCACGGCTTCTGCGGGATGATCAGGATGCCGACGCCGAGCTCGGCCATGATGCGCATGGATTCGGGCGACACGGCGGCCGCGTAGGTGCGGCCCTTGAAGGTCCGGCTGGGCCGCGGGCGGATCGCCTTCCGCGGCTGCTTCACGAACGTGCCGTTGTACTCGCAGTACCCCTGCTCGAGGCCGCGCAGGATCATCTCCGCGCTCTCGATGAAGCGCCCCCGCGACTCCTCCATCGGCACGCGGAAGCCCTCGAACTCGACCCGCCCGAGGCCGCGCCCGATGCCGAAGACGAGACGGCCTCCGCTCATCGTGTCGAGCATGGAGACCTGCTCCGCGACGCGCACCGGATCGTGCCAGGGGAGCACGACGACCATCGAGCCGAGCTGGACGCGCCGCGTCCGCCCCGCCATGTAGGTGAGGAACTCGAGGACGTCCGGGCACATCGTGTAGTCGGTGAAGTGGTGCTCGACGCCCCAGATCGAGTCGAAGCCGAGCGGCTCGGCGAGGTCGGCAAGGCGGAGCTCGTCGGCGTAGACCGCGTGGTCGGACTGCCCATCGTGCGGGTTCTGGAAGACCACCGTCATTCCCACTCGCATGATCGTCGCCTCCTAATGCCGTTGCTGGCTCGCCAGCTGGTACATCGCGCCGAAGAGCGCCGTCACGTCGATCGGCGCGTCGAACGCCTCGCCCCGGAGCTCGCGGTAGGCCCGCTCCACCTGGAACACGATCCGCTCGGGCTCCGTCCAGCCGGCGTAAGGCCCGAGGTCGATGCGTTTCGCCGCCTCCAGCGCGGAGAGTCCTTCTTCGAAGCAGCGCTTCGACTCGGCCCGCACGTACTGGAGATATGCCTTCATCTCCTTGGGGCCCTCGACGCCGCAGAGCGGGCCGTGCCCCGGCACGATGACCGCGGGCTCGAGCGCCACGATGCGGTCGAGCGCCGCGATCCAGCGGTCGAAGGTGCCCTCCCAGCCGACCGGCGTGCACAGGCGGAAGAGGATGTCGCCGGTGAAAACGACGCGCTCGGCGGGGAGATGGACGATGAGGTCGCCCGAGGTGTGCGCCGGCCCCACGTACACGAGCCGCGCCTCGATGCCGTCGAGGGAGAGCGACAGGCGCTCGTCGACGAGCGTCGTCGGCGGGCGGAGCTCGATGCCCGAGAAGTCCCAGTCGGCGAGGCGCCGAGCGAAGGCGGCGAGCACGGGGTCGCTGCTGCCGCCGCCGTTGCGGAGGGTCTGCATGAACTCGGGCCGCTCCTTGCCGAACTCCGCCGCGCAGAGCCGATGCCCGATGACCTCGGCGTCGGGGAAGAGCTGGTTCCCCCAGCAGTGGTCGCCGTTGCGGTGGGTGTTGACGACCCGCCGGGCGGGCCCCTTCCAGACGCGGGCGTAGGTGTCGATCAGCTGCCGGGTGTGGGGCAGGTCCCAGAAGGTGTCGACGACGAGCCCGCCGCCGCGGTTGACCAGACCCGAGTTGCTGGTGCCGAGGCCGCGATCGGGCTGGAGGCACGCATAGACGTCTCGCGCGAGCTCGCGGAGCTCCATGCCACTACGGGCGTAACATCCCGCCGCCCAGGCGGGCAACTACCCTCTGGGGCTGTGTCCGGGGGCACGGGACCCGATGTTCGCCGCGCGTCACGCCTCCCGCGTACGCTCATTCGCTCGGGTGTCGGTTGGGCGCGCGCGGGCGGCCGCCCGCGGGTCGGGACGGCGACGCACCCGGTGACCGCTCCCCTCACTCGAGGACACACGATGCGTTGTGGATCCTCGAATTAACGTATATACAAGCGCGTGTTTACCTGGGATGCCAACAAGGCGATCCTCAACTTCGAGAAGCACGGCGTCCCCTTCGAGGAGGCAGCAACCGTCTTCGGTGATCCCGATGGCCTCGATTGGGAAGACGTCGGGCACTCTCAACGCGAAGCACGGCGCAAGCGATTAGGCAGGTCCGGAAACGGAAGAGTCTTGCTCGTGGTCTACACCATCAGGAGGTCGAGGCATGGCAAGGAAGCGATCCGGATCATCAACGCCCGTCAAGCGAGCCGCAAGGAGCGCAAGGCATATGCCGGACGGCCAGATTGACTTTTCGGACGTGCCCGAGTCCACGGACGAGGAGCTGAGTCGAGCGAGGCGCGTCGGGCGCCCGAGGACGGGGCGCACGAAGCAGCTCATCGCGATTCGGCTCGACCCCGGGCTTCTTGCGAAGCTGCGGAGGCTGGCCCGCAAGCAGGGCAAGCCGTACCAGACCTTCATTCATGAACTCCTCGACAAGGCGACGAAGCGGGTGGCGTAGCCGGACGCTCCTTTGGACCGGCGGAGCGCGAGGCGCCTAGTGAAGCTGACGACGAGCTTGCCGAGGCTCGCCCGACCTCGGTAAGGTGCGGCATCCTCGGCGAAGGAGGCCCGGCGATGGCCAAGCGAGACGTGTGCGTGATCGGCGTCGGCATGACGAAGTTCGAGCGCTGCGAGCGGGACTTCACCGACCTCGTGCGCGAGGCAGTGAGCGGCGCGCTCGGGATGTCGGGTGTGGCGCCCGACCAGCTCGAGCAGGCCTTCGCCGGCTACGTGAACGGCATGAGCACGCAGGGCCAGCGCGCGCTCTACTCGATGGGGATCGGCGGGCTCCCCGTCTACAACGTGCACAACTACTGCTCGACCGGGTCGACGGCGCTCCACCTGGGCTACCAGGCGATCGCCTCGGGCATGAACGAGTGCGTGATCGCCTTCGGCTTCGAGAAGATGGAGAAGGGCCCGCTCGAGAAGCAGCTCGCGGGCCTGAAGGAGACGATCGGCGCCGCGCCCGACGCCGACAAGAAGCCGCCCATCGCGGCCGTCATGTTCGGCGACGGCGGCCGCCAGCACATGGAGCTCTACGGGACGACCAGGGAGCAGTTCGCCAAGGTGAGCGTCAAGAACCACCGCCACTCGGTCAACAACCCGCGCTCCCAGTACCGGGAGGCCTGCTCGCTCGAGGAGGTGCTCGCGGCGCGCATGGTCTACGACCCGCTCACGATCCTCCAGTGCTGCCCGACGTCCGACGGGGCCGGCGCGGCGATCCTCTGCTCGGAGGAGTTCGCGCGCAAGCAGGGCGTGTCGCGGCCGGTCAAGATCGTCGCCCAGGCGATGGCGACCGACAAGATGGAGGACTTCGCGATGGGCCCGCTCGGCATGATCGGTGTCGGCATGTCGCGCCGCGCGGCGAAGGCGGTGTACGAGCAGGCCGGGCTCGGTCCCGAGGATGCGCAGGTCATCGAGCTGCACGACTGCTTCAGCACGAACGAGCTCGTGACCTACGAGTCGCTCGGTCTGTGCGGGGAAGGGGAGGGCG from Deltaproteobacteria bacterium encodes:
- a CDS encoding zinc-binding dehydrogenase encodes the protein MRPAASAAASPRRSTSRDRGLAARPAALMRAAFCRAPGTLIVEDVPCPTPGAGEVVVRVRHCGICGSDLHWYHGQMVLPVGCPGHEISGEVADVGAGVTSLKAGDAVALEGIASCGSCRYCLAGDYQRCPAVGVVGMTIPGGFADYVKMPARHCFRVPAGVDFATAALAEPLGVAVHAVRLAGLGIGERVLVLGAGTIGLMAVVAARAGGAGEVIVVARRPQQRAAALALGADRVAGDREADGLLGDALEAPIDLVIETVGGEADTLDTAVAAARPGGTICLLGAFTRSPAFPALFVLAKELRVIGSFVYGRAGARADFDVVLDLLRRQGAELARRLVTHRFPLESIGEAFRTAGDKTTGSIKVTIAA
- a CDS encoding VOC family protein; amino-acid sequence: MIPLERLTHVGLCVSDLERSLRFYRDLLGFRSVKEIEVEGEPADTLLGLRDVKLRAAYLERDGVTLELLRFARPPAPPPRRRTLHEHGLTHLSFRVADLDATLAAVRAAGERVLDETLIRVPASGAAACFVTDPDGQLIELVQSREGAPRAA
- a CDS encoding MFS transporter; translation: MRGTGAGFCFNTGRYLAAAGPYLVGRALGSAPTPMDAIRWVALLPLGALVLVPLIVETHPRRAA
- a CDS encoding acyl-CoA dehydrogenase, yielding MDFSYAPADEEFRREIRAWLAANPPARAERIPHDEASLAEEFAFLRDWQRRLHAAGYVGLLWPREYGGRGARPTAQAILNEELARARAPQLLNRVGVNNTGPTLIVHGNEAQKRRYLPNILSADEIWCQLFSEPGAGSDLAALRTRAEPAGDGFAVTGQKVWTSYAAFSDRAILLARTDPSLPKHRGITYFLLDMRSPGIRVRPLRQATGSTEFSEVFLDGVRVPREQVVGAVNQGWEIAMTTLAHERGTGFAFKEQVLQRIAVEDVIALARGSKRAADPVVRQEIARRWIDVEIMRLMNCRTLTRLERGEEPGPESSLVKLFWAELTQRLHELGLALEGPHAQLAEGRWQQAWLWSRVASIAGGTSEVQANIIAQRLLGLPR
- a CDS encoding carboxymuconolactone decarboxylase family protein; its protein translation is MTSRPVRPRLAPLPREAWSEEVRTMIERTPGGATEPLNIFTTLVRHPTLVRRWLPFGTMLLTGELPPRDRELLILRTAWNCRSEYEWGQHVRIGLAAGLAQEEIDRVPAGPAAPGWSPFDAALLRAADELHADACVSDATWAVLAGRYAEPQLIEVPMLVGQYHMVGFTLNSLGVQREPGVPGLPLRGS
- a CDS encoding LLM class flavin-dependent oxidoreductase: MRVGMTVVFQNPHDGQSDHAVYADELRLADLAEPLGFDSIWGVEHHFTDYTMCPDVLEFLTYMAGRTRRVQLGSMVVVLPWHDPVRVAEQVSMLDTMSGGRLVFGIGRGLGRVEFEGFRVPMEESRGRFIESAEMILRGLEQGYCEYNGTFVKQPRKAIRPRPSRTFKGRTYAAAVSPESMRIMAELGVGILIIPQKPWDVVRDELAQYRAAYREVNGTDPLPTVCAGWTFCDPDAGRAREMAVRYIGGYWDSVLRHYELAKDHLKHTKGYEYYGRMSEIAAEHGTDALSEFFLSLQVWGTPEQCYAKVAGIRERVGCDTFVACFRYAGMPVDEAERSMRLFAREVLPELKTLGVEAPARPAPAEPRASSA
- a CDS encoding MBL fold metallo-hydrolase — protein: MELRELARDVYACLQPDRGLGTSNSGLVNRGGGLVVDTFWDLPHTRQLIDTYARVWKGPARRVVNTHRNGDHCWGNQLFPDAEVIGHRLCAAEFGKERPEFMQTLRNGGGSSDPVLAAFARRLADWDFSGIELRPPTTLVDERLSLSLDGIEARLVYVGPAHTSGDLIVHLPAERVVFTGDILFRLCTPVGWEGTFDRWIAALDRIVALEPAVIVPGHGPLCGVEGPKEMKAYLQYVRAESKRCFEEGLSALEAAKRIDLGPYAGWTEPERIVFQVERAYRELRGEAFDAPIDVTALFGAMYQLASQQRH
- a CDS encoding BrnT family toxin codes for the protein MFTWDANKAILNFEKHGVPFEEAATVFGDPDGLDWEDVGHSQREARRKRLGRSGNGRVLLVVYTIRRSRHGKEAIRIINARQASRKERKAYAGRPD
- a CDS encoding BrnA antitoxin family protein is translated as MARKRSGSSTPVKRAARSARHMPDGQIDFSDVPESTDEELSRARRVGRPRTGRTKQLIAIRLDPGLLAKLRRLARKQGKPYQTFIHELLDKATKRVA
- a CDS encoding lipid-transfer protein translates to MAKRDVCVIGVGMTKFERCERDFTDLVREAVSGALGMSGVAPDQLEQAFAGYVNGMSTQGQRALYSMGIGGLPVYNVHNYCSTGSTALHLGYQAIASGMNECVIAFGFEKMEKGPLEKQLAGLKETIGAAPDADKKPPIAAVMFGDGGRQHMELYGTTREQFAKVSVKNHRHSVNNPRSQYREACSLEEVLAARMVYDPLTILQCCPTSDGAGAAILCSEEFARKQGVSRPVKIVAQAMATDKMEDFAMGPLGMIGVGMSRRAAKAVYEQAGLGPEDAQVIELHDCFSTNELVTYESLGLCGEGEGGRLIDEDQVTYGGKWVVNPSGGLLSKGHPLGATGLAQCAELVWQLTGKAEKRQVEGARIGLQHNVGLGGACVVTMYKRD